CCACCGCTGAAGGTCCGCCGAGATGGTCCAGAGTTGCTGGGCCTGCCTCTGAGCAAATGCCGGATGGTGGACGTGCACCGTATAGTCGCGGGGGCGATCGAACGGAATACAGGTTGTAATCACGGCGTCTCCATTGTCGATCAAGATATGTTCAGCACGAGAGATCATTGCGCCGATTTCGCGGTCCTGCTCGGCCAGATCTTGAAGATAATCCGCCACGAACGGTTGGGCTGCCAGCTCTCCAATCGGCTGGTCATCGTCCGGATAGAACAGTACTGCACTAAACGCTTCCACAGCGCGGATCGGCGGCATTTCACACGCAAAGACAGAACGCCAATCCGTCCGGCTTACTTCACGACAGTCAGCACTCGCAGTCGCTTCCTCGAGTGGTTGACTTGGCAAAAGCACCATTTCGTTTTCACGATCTCTCAATACGATTCTGTCTCCCGCCACGGTGAGGCTTCGATCGAATGGCACCGTACGCCGACCTTTGGGATTCACATAGGGAAGGCCGGTCGGGTCGTCCGCCATGGTGACCTTTTGGAGTACGCCGCCCTGCACAGTCAGACAAGCTCGTTGCGCGTCGTCGAAGAACCGCAGAGGAGGATGCATTGCCGGTACCCAGATTACTTGATGAGACCGATCCTGGTCCATGAACAAGGTCAAAGGATCATGCCCTGGCGGAGCCTGCGGGGTAAAGAAACTGCTAAACAGACGGAACGCCGCTTCAGACGGATAGGTCGGAATACCTCGATAGCGCAAGGGCCGTGGAACCGGTTGACCTTGATTCTGATCGTCATAGAGACCGCGGATCAGTTCGAATGCTGCCGAACCAGTGCCCGGCAACAGCGATTTGAAAAGTTCGACCACCGGCAGGAAATCGATCCCGTCCCAATGCATGGCACCCATGCAGGACATGAACCGTGTTCGTTCAAATCCTTCGGTCTCCAATACGTAGAAGGCATCTTTCTTATGACGGATGATGGCCTGGCCTCTTGCATCGACCACCAGATCGTCATCCCCGTAGAAGAACCGAACTTCCTCGATGGGGACCCCCATGGCCTGCGCCGCCATATGCCGAAGACTGTCCGCCGTCAGTCGTTGCCATCCCGGCTTATGGGAAAGGTTAAGGCTGGTCTCGTTCACCAAACCAGCCGGCCTTATGCCAACCCATTGTCCCCAATCAAGTCGCATCCGCGTCCGAAGCAACTGGACCTGACCTGATGAATTCTGACTCCACTCACATTCATGTAACGGACTCCCAGCTGGATCAGCCGCGAGAAACCGCCGACCATCGGGACGATAGAAGACAAGATGGCCGGAGGCCTGGCGCACGACTCGTCCGCCCGCTTGTTCAAGATCTTGCGCGAAGGGGGAATTGGCAGGGAACTGGAGATGAGTCAGAGCGAGACGAACGGGGTCGGGCGACATCTACTCGCGGAGTTGGCCGCTCCCCATGACGATGAACTTGAAGCAGGTTAACTCTTCCAATCCCATCGGACCCCGCGCATGAATGCGCGACGTGCTGATCCCGATTTCCGCTCCCAACCCGAATTGGAAGCCATCGTTGAGGCGCGTGGATGCATTCACCAGCACAGCGCTGGCATCGACTTCTCGGAGAAATCGCATCGCTTTGGCGTAGTCGGTCGTGATGATGGATTCCGTGTGGCGGGATCCGTACCGAGTAATGTGTTCCATTGCTTCATCCATGTTTTTCACGACCTTGACGGCCAAGGTCAGGTCCAAAAACTCCTTACCGAAATCTGCTTCACTCGCAGGTTTAGCGGCGGGAGCCAACTGACAGGTCTTCGGACACCCGCGTACTTCGACCTTGGCCGCCATAAGCTTCTCGATGAACGGCGCAAGCCACGTCCGCGCAATCCCTTGATGAACCAACAGCGTCTCCATCGCATTGCACGTGGCAGGCCGCTGGACCTTGGCATTGAAACAGACCCGCTCCGCCATGACCGGGTCGGCATCACTATCCACGTACGTATGGCAGACACCGGCGTCATGCTTGATGACGGGGATCGTGGCGTGTTCCATGACAATTCTCATCAAAGATTCGCCCCCTCGAGGGATAATCAAATCAATATGGCGATCTTGCTTGAGGAGGATCGGAATGAGTTCACGATCCGGCCGTTCAACAAACGTGATGGCACCGGCCGGAATCCCGAACTTCTCCGCCGTTTGCGACAGCACGTTGGCAATCGCCGTGTTGGAGTGGATCGCCTCACTTCCGCCTCGCAAGACGCAGGCATTGCCGGACTTCAAGCAGAGAGCGGCAGAATCGGCGGTCACATTCGGACGTGATTCATAGATGATGCCGATCACGCCGATCGGAACCCGCACCCGTCCCACGTGCATGCCGTTCGGTCTTGTCCACATCCTGGACATGTCGCCCACGGGATCTGGCAGTTTCGCGACTTCCCGGATTCCAGCCGCCATTTCCGTAATCCGCTCCTTCGTCAATCGAAGACGGTCGGCCATCGGTTTCTTGTCCGGCGCGGTCCCGAATGCCTCTAAGTCCTGCTCATTCGCAGCTAACAACGCTTCGGTCTGTTCTTCCAACGCGTCAGCCATCGCCGTTAAGGCCTGGTTTTTCACCGACGTCGAAAGGGTGGCCAATCGGCCTGCGGCGTTTCTCGCACGCGTGACTAATTCGATTACATACTCGGGAATCGGTTTGATCGATGTCTCCGATTCAGCGGGAGATTCCTTTGCATCCCGCATCGTGGCGGGTTGGTTGGCAGGGTTCAGCATGTGAGAACCTTAAGATCCTCTTCCGAAGACAACGGCACAGGATACCGTGGGAGTTTCAGAGTGGTCAAGCCAAGACAGCCCCCCCTTAACCGATCGATCGCGGTGTCCACTGATGGGAAAAGGAAGGCTCGTGCAACGGCACCTTGCGGAAACATTCAACGGTACAAGGAAAACCGTTCGTGGCCGGGCAGATGGGCGATGTTGGTTATTCACCGGTCACCAGATTATCTGATGACGGAGTGTCCGTTCTCGACTAAAAGATCCGACAGATGGCTGCCATGGAATCCCGCCTCACCGGTGATCAGAACCCGCATTCGAGATCTCCTCTCATACTTGGTTCATCTACACGGACACGCTCGTCAGGAACTCCCTCACATCTGTCCCTGAGGCGGTTGGCCCGTGGGCGTGGGAACGCCTGACCCACCGGGCTGAATTGGCGGAGAAGGAACGGATGGAGTTGGCCCAGTAGCTTGAGGAGCCTGCGGGATCAGGCTGGCTGAGGAAGGGTTAGGATACTGAAAGATCCACTCATCATACCTCGTCCGTCCTTCGAAATGACGCACCTCGGGAGGAAACTCATGTTGGCGAATCGGCTTTGCCTTGCTCCGACTTTTCACGCCCATGAGACCTCCTGTCGGAGACCGGAGGTAGTCCCACTCTCCGTGTCCCATGGGATCCAGGTAAACTTTTCGCAGAAATGGCCTCGGAAGTCGAGTGAGGTCCGCCAGCGATTGAGGATATACTTCTCCCTGGATCACACGTCCCGCCTTCATCGTGGTTGAATACAGTGCCAGCGCCTGCTGGATTTCGATCCCCCTGGCCAGGAGATCCGCCTCTAATTCTCGCTGCACCATGATCTTCCACTGCTTGGCTGCCATACTCGTGACAATACCGATGAGAACGATCGCACACATCAGCATTATGTAGGTCACACCACCTTCGCTTCTCAGATTAGATTGCATACTTCGAGGCCAAGAGGGGACCATCAGGGCTGTCCTACAGTCTCCTCCGAAAGGGGAACCATCTGTTCTAGGCGGGACGCACGATCCTGAAGCGTGACGCTGTCGGGAGTAATGGTTTTGACGATCACCTGATCGACAACGGTCTGTCCGGCTCTGACCACATGCACATCATCATCCCTTGTCAGTACGGCCATCGCAGCATTGGGTCGTCGATCTTGTTCCA
This genomic stretch from Nitrospiraceae bacterium harbors:
- a CDS encoding glutamate-5-semialdehyde dehydrogenase, giving the protein MLNPANQPATMRDAKESPAESETSIKPIPEYVIELVTRARNAAGRLATLSTSVKNQALTAMADALEEQTEALLAANEQDLEAFGTAPDKKPMADRLRLTKERITEMAAGIREVAKLPDPVGDMSRMWTRPNGMHVGRVRVPIGVIGIIYESRPNVTADSAALCLKSGNACVLRGGSEAIHSNTAIANVLSQTAEKFGIPAGAITFVERPDRELIPILLKQDRHIDLIIPRGGESLMRIVMEHATIPVIKHDAGVCHTYVDSDADPVMAERVCFNAKVQRPATCNAMETLLVHQGIARTWLAPFIEKLMAAKVEVRGCPKTCQLAPAAKPASEADFGKEFLDLTLAVKVVKNMDEAMEHITRYGSRHTESIITTDYAKAMRFLREVDASAVLVNASTRLNDGFQFGLGAEIGISTSRIHARGPMGLEELTCFKFIVMGSGQLRE
- a CDS encoding NAD-dependent epimerase/dehydratase family protein, translating into MRVLITGEAGFHGSHLSDLLVENGHSVIR
- a CDS encoding type II secretion system protein, encoding MTYIMLMCAIVLIGIVTSMAAKQWKIMVQRELEADLLARGIEIQQALALYSTTMKAGRVIQGEVYPQSLADLTRLPRPFLRKVYLDPMGHGEWDYLRSPTGGLMGVKSRSKAKPIRQHEFPPEVRHFEGRTRYDEWIFQYPNPSSASLIPQAPQATGPTPSVPSPPIQPGGSGVPTPTGQPPQGQM